In the Acidiferrobacteraceae bacterium genome, GCCAAAACCCCCCTGGCGGGTCGTTACAATGAACGCCTGCAACGGTGGTTTGCGCTGACCGAGCGCTTCCACCGGCAATTGCACGAACTGGGCCGAAGGGAGTACATCTCCGTAAAGATGCGCGAACGTCTACGACAGCTTCGAATGCAGAAACAGGCCAACAGGCAGAAGGATCCCTAGGCAGTCAGGGTCTCCACTCCCGTCTCGGTACCCAGCAGAAGCACATCCGCCGGGCGCAGGGCAAACAATCCATTAGTCACCACGCCGGCGATATTATTCAGATCCTGTTCCATTTCCACGGGGTTGAGTATTTCGAGATTATGGACGTCAAGGATCACGTTGCCGTTGTCAGTAACGAATCCGTCACGCCAGACCGGTTCGCCGCCAATGGCCACCAGGCGTCTGGCGACATAGCTGCGGGCCATGGGAATGACTTCCACCGGCAATGGAAACTGGCCCAGGATATCGACCAGTTTGGACGCATCAGCGATGCAAACGAATCGTTCGCTTGCAGCTGCCGTGATCTTCTCCCGCGTGAGGGCGCCACCACCACCCTTGGTCAAGTGCAGATGGCGGGTGGATTCGTCCGCTCCGTCCACATACAGGCCGAGCTGGCCGGCTTCATTCAGGTCCAGTACCCGGATTCCGTGACTCTTGAGCCGGTCTGCGCTCGCTACGGAGCTGGCCACGGCACCATCGATCTTGCCCTTGATGGCGGCCAGGCCGTCTATGAAGTGATTGGCCGTGGAGCCGGTACCAACGCCGATGATCGATCCGCTTTCAATGTATTCGAGTGCCGCCAACGCGACGGCCTTTTTCTGTTCGTCCTGGGTCATACCGTTACCTGTCTGAAGGTGTTCTGGATTTTATCGCGGTTTTCGCGGAGGACTTCATCGCCCGCCAAGGACGAGTCTGGTAGATTATGCCCATGCCACAGAAATACTTAAAGAAGATTCTGACCAGCCGGGTCTACGACGTCGCCCATGAGACTCCCCTGGAGTTCGCGCCGCTGCTTTCCGAGCGTTTCGGGAACCGGATCTGGCTCAAGCGCGAGGACGAACAGCCGGTGTTTTCGTTCAAGCTTCGCGGGGCCTACAACAAGATTTCGTCTTTGTCTCCGGAAGAGCTGAAACGCGGGGTAATCGCCTCGTCGGCAGGCAACCACGCTCAGGGTGTGGCGCTCGCGGCCGCCCGAATGAAGACACGGGCCGTGATCGTGATGCCGCGCACCACGCCGGAAATCAAGATCAACGCGGTTCGCTCCCTCGGTGCGAAGGTAGTACTTCACGGGGACAACTACGACGCCGCATTCGTCCATGCGGAAAAGCTTATCCGCGAACGCGGCCTGGTCTTCATTTCCCCGTTCGACGACCCCGATGTGATTGCGGGCCAGGGCACCATCGGATTCGAGATTCTGAAACAACATCCCCAGTCTCTGGACGCGGTGTTCGTGCCGGTGGGGGGCGGGGGCCTGATTGCCGGCATCGGTGCCTATATCAAGCAGTTGCGTCCCGATATCCGGATTGTCGGTGTCGAACCGGAGGACGCCGACGCCATGGCGCGTTCACTGAAGCTTGGGCGGCGCGTATTGCTCGATCACGTCAATATCTTCGCCGACGGTGTGGCCGTGCGCCAGGTCGGGAGAGAGACCTTCCGATTGGCGAAAAAAGTGGTCGACGAGATTGTCGTTGTCAGCAACGATGAAATCTGTGCCGCGATCAAGGATATCTTTCAGGACCGAAGATCCATTCTCGAGCCGGCCGGGGCCCTGGCCATGGCCGGACTTCGGGCTTGGGTGGAACGCAATCGGGTGAAAAGGCAGGAACTCGTTGCCATTGCCTCCGGGGCCAACGTCAATTTCGATCGTCTGCGCCATGTGTCCGAGCGGGCGGAGATCGGTGAACGGCGCGAACTGGTACTGGCCGTAACGATTCCCGAAGAGGCCGGCAGTTTTCGCCGATTCTGTGCCGCGATCGGGAATCACGGCATCACCGAGTTCAATTATCGATTTGCGGATCCGGCAAATGCCCATGTCTTCGTGGGCGTGCAGATACCCGATGCGAAGGAAGCGCGCCGCCTGATCGCTTCTCTGCGAAAACAGGGATACCGGGTCCTGGACATGACCGACAACGAGATGGCCAAGCTCCACATACGCCATCTCGTCGGCGGGCATGCGCCCAATGCGACCGACGAGATACTGTACCGCTTCATGTTTCCGGAACGGCCCGGGGCCCTGATGAATTTCCTGGACAATATGGGCGGCAAGTGGAATATCAGCCTGTTTCACTACCGGAACCATGGCGCAGACTACGGGAGGGTACTAGTGGGCATGCAGGTGCCGCCGGAAGACAAGAAGAGTTTCGAGGACTTCCTGGCCAAGCTCGGCTACGAGTACAGCGAGGAAACCACGAACCCCGCGTATCGCCTGTTCCTTGCCTAGGCGGCCTTCGGGGGCTTCCCTTCCATGGCCAGGATTGCCTTGGCCTCGCGCGCGCCCACCGGCATGACCGACAGGCGGCTTCCTTTCTGTACAAGTGCCATTTCCTTCAGGGCCGGGTTCTCCCGCAGTTCATTCAGTGCGATGGTGCGATCGAATTTGCGGACAAATTTCACGTCCACCATGAACCAGCGCGGGTTGTCCGCACTGCTCTTGGGATCGTAGTACTTGCTGTCCGGGTCCAGGGCGGTGAAGTCGGGATAGGCCTCTCGTGCGACTTCGGCCAATCCGACGATTCCCGGCACATCGCAATTCGAGTGGTAGAAGAAGATCTGGTCCCCCAGGCGCATGTCGTCGCGCATGAAGTTTCGTGCCTGGTAGTTGCGTACGCCATCCCAGGGTTCCGTCTTGCCTGGTTTTGCTGCCAGGTCATCGATACTGAAGGTTCCGGGTTCGGACTTCATCAACCAGTACTTCATATCTCAGTCACATTCCTCGGTTCTGTAGTAGCGGTGATCGCCGAAGAAGCCGTAGCGCCCGCGGATTGATTCGTATCCGGCCTCCGGATCGTGATAGACCCATGCTGCGTCCGTGACATAGCCCTGGTCGGTTTTCAGATCGATCCATTGGCAGGTGCCCTTGCGGGGGCAGATGTATGTCCGGTCGGTAAAATCCAGCATTGCAGGATCAACAAGCTCGGGGTCGAAATACCAGTTTCCTTCCAGGCGGTGATAGCGCGAGGGGTCCTCGGCGCGTACCAGCACTGCGCCATCTTTCTTGCGGATTACACACGCTGCCTTGCTCATGATCCAGGCTGTCTTCCGTTCCCACGAAGGATGAGTTCCAAGTTTACCGCTCTAGCGCCCGCGGTCGAAGAAGTAGATCTGCCGATCCGTGACGACCGCCTGAAGCGGTACGTCCCACGGCTGAACCGCGAGTTGATCCACCTTCTGCAGTTCGTGCGCCACCCCATAGAGCCGAGGCTTGTGCCAGCTTGTGCGATGGCGCAGGAATTCGAGGCTGCGATCATAGAAACCTCCGCCCATGCCGAGCCGATTTCCCGCCCCGTCAAACCCCACCAAAGGAAGCAGAATCAGGTCCAGATGACGCGCGTCCCGAAGTTGACGGGAGGGAACCGCCGGTTCCGGTATGCCGAAGCGGTTAAAAACCATGGGGGTATCAGGCTCAACCGGAGCGAACCACAGGCGGTCATTGATCAAATGGCTGAGAACAGGCAGGTAGCAGGTCTTTCCCATGGACCAGGCCCGTTCCATCAGGCCGGAGATATCGATTTCACCATCTTCGGCGATATAGAAGGCGATTCGCCGGCTGACGCGGAAGCGATGTGTTGTACGCAAAATCCGGTTCACGCTGGCGGATGCCGCCGCCTGCTCGTGCCGGTCCAGGGCATTGCGTTGGCTGCGCAGGGTCCGGCGCAGCCGGGCTCGATCGGTATCCACGTTCGGAGTTCGGCTGGTTCAAAAAAGTGACGCCCTCCGCCTGTGCCGTGTCATCCCGTCGGTTCTTGAACCCAGGGGTTCAAGGGGGAGCCGGTGACGGCGCGTTAGGCTTTCCGCCCGAAGCGGACCTGCACACAGCGCCTGCATACCGGGTCCCGGTCTGTTGCTTATAGGTTCAGAGAATTACCGGGATGACTCGAACACCGCAGGGGGCGCCTTTGACATCATAGCGCCAACTGCAGTGCTATGCACTCTCCCGGAGGGCGGTTTCGATCTTGCTGTGGAGGGAGCGAATCCGGTCATCCATATCTGCCGGGGCTTCCTTCTGGTCACGGCAGCGTAACAATTCATGACTGATATTCAGCGCTGCCATGATGGCGCAGCGTTCCGCGCCCAGCACCTTTCCGCTCTGATGGATTGCACGCATCTGCTCGTCCAGATATTTCGCAGCTGCGATGAGGCCGGCACGTTCCTCCTCGGGACAGGCGACCATGAACTGCTTGCCGAGGATGCTGACACTGACGCCGTCCTGGGTTTGTTTCATATCAGCTTCGTTCCAGTGCCTTGAGACGTTCGATCATGGATTTGATGCGGGTGCGCGCCTGCTCGGTCTTGCGGCGAAGTCGCTCGTGTTCATCGCGAATGTCGTCGTCGCCGCTCCGGAGCCTGGTATTCTCCTTCTTCAGGCGCTCGCAGGCGTCGATCAGGTCATCGACACGGGTTTCCAGTTTTTTCAGTTCTTCGCTGTACATGCAGCAAAACCCCGTGAAATTTCCAAGACAATATAGGGCCCGGCGCGACCGGGGTCAACGCCGGCAGGGCGGCAGAATGATTCCCTTCGATCATTATATATAATAGGTGACCCGAATCAGGCGAACTCCGCGAAACCTCCGGCCCATGTCCAGCCAATCTCCGATGCCCGACTACGAAATGCTCCAGGCGGCCCTGTCCGGCGCAGGCGTAGAGAGCGGGAGCGCCGAGATTCACGGTCTGTTGTGCGGCATCGTCTGCCGGGGCGATGTCGACACCACGAACTGGTCCAGCGTTCTTGCGGCCGCGGGGACTCCTTTGGATACGGTACCGGAAGAACTGCGGCGTACGCTGGCCGGACTCATGGCTGCTTCGGCAGGTTCCTTGTCCGATGGACAGATGCATTTCTCGCTTCTTCTGCCTGATCCGGAAACGGGAATCCGGGTGCGGGCCGACGGGATCGCGTCCTGGTGTCAGGGCTTTGTCATGGGTCTGGCCCTGGGCGGGTCCTCGGGAATGGAAGGCCTGTCGCCCGAGGCGCGCGAAGCCGTGGCCGACCTGATCCAGATTTCCGGGGCCATGGCGGACCGCGATGGCGATGCCGAAACCCAGGACAAGGCATTGTCGGAGATCGAGGAATTCGTCCGGGTCGCGGTACAGCTCATTTATGAGGATTTCCGCAGTCGCGACAAGGAAAAGGGTGCGGATGTCCCGGGCCCGCATTGAGGCATAATAGTTGGATGGATATGACGATCTTTGGCAAACGCCGCCACGATGTAATGCAGCATATGGGAGAAGGCATCGCCATTATCCCGACCGCACCCGTACGTTTGCGTAACCGTGATGTAGATTTCGCGTTCCGGCCGGACAGCGATTTCTACTACCTGACGCACTTCCCGGAGCCGGAAGCAGTTGCGGTACTGGTCCCTGGGCGGGAGCACGGCGAATTTATTCTGTTTTGCCGCGACCGTGATCCGGCGCGCGAAACTTGGGACGGCAAGCGCGCCGGACTGGAGGGGGCGTGCAACATCTTTGGCGCTGACGATGCGTTCCCGATTGAGGACATGGACGAAATCCTTCCCGGCCTGATGGAGAACCGCAACAAGGTTTTCTGCAATATCGGTCGATATCCGGAGTTTGATTCCCACCTGATGGGCTGGGTGAACGAGGTGCGAGCAAAAACCCGGAGTGGTGTCCATGCGCCCGGCGAATTTGTGGACCTGGAGCACATCCTGCACGAAATGCGTCTGTACAAGGATGCCGAGGAGATCAAGCTCATGCGCCGTTCGGCGAAGATCTCTGCCCAGGCCCACCGGCGCGCGATGGAGCAATGTCGGCCCGGAATGTATGAATATGAGCTCGAGGCCGAACTGCTGTACGAGTTCACCCGCAACGGCAGCCGATATCCCGCCTATCCACCCATAGTCGGCGGCGGGGCCAACGGATGCATTCTTCACTATACGGAGAACGCCGACCTGCTGCGCGATGGCGACCTGGTGCTGATCGACGCCGGCAGCGAGATCGACGGATACGCGGCAGATGTGACGCGTACGTTTCCCGTGAACGGACGCTTTTCCGGCGAGCAGCGGGCCCTGTACGAAGTGGTGCTGGCAGCCCAGCAGGCGGCCATCAACAAGGTGCGCCCCGGGAATCACTGGAACGATCCCCATGAAGCGGCGGTACGGGTCATCGCCGAAGGCCTGGTGGAGCACAAGTTGCTCAAGGGCGACGTGGATCGGGTAATCGAAACCGGGGACTACAAACGCTTCTACATGCATCGGACCGGGCATTGGCTGGGCATGGATGTCCACGACGTCGGTGACTACAAGCTGGAAGAGACCTGGCGATTGCTGGAACCCGGAATCGCGATGACCGTGGAGCCGGGTTTGTACGTGGCGGCGGGATTAAAGGGTGTGCCGGAGCGCTGGTGGAACATCGGCATTCGAATCGAGGATGACGTGGTGGTCAATCGCGACGGCTGTGAGGTGCTCAGCATCGATGCGCCCAAGACCATTGCCGAAATTGAAGGCATCATGGGCGCGCGCCAGCAAGGCGCGCGCGGGCGGGCCTCCGGTGGAATTTGATCTGGTTATCGTTGGCGGCGGGATGGTTGGCGCGAGCCTGGCCTGTGCGCTCGGCAACAGCGACTTCCGCATTGCCGTCATCGAGGCCATCCCGCCGGGGGATCCGGGTCAGCCGAGCTACGACGATCGTACGATTGCCCTGGCGTACAGTTCGCGCCGCATTTTCGAGGCGATCGGAGTGTGGGACGATATCGTCCATCGCTCGGTGTGTCCGATCGAGCATATCCATATCTCTGATCGCGGCCGCTTTGGCTTCACACGCCTGCATGCGAGTGATATGCACATCGAGGCCCTCGGCTATGTCGCTGAGACCCGTGCCCTGGGCGCGGCGCTGTACGAGCGCATGGCGGGCTTTTCCAACGTTGAACTCGTTTGTCCAGCGACCGTACGGGAGATCAGTCCAGGTCCGGACCGCATTGAAATTCTCATGGATCACGATGGGGCGGAACGCCGCCTGACCGCGCGCCTGCTGGGTGCCGCCGACGGGGGCAACTCCGCGGTACGGCGTGCCGCCGGAATTTCCTCCCGTCGTCGGGCCTATGGCCAAACGGCCATCGTCGCCAATGTAACGCCAGGTCGGCCCCACAAAAATACGGCATACGAGCGCTTCACCAACAGCGGCCCCCTTGCCATTCTTCCCATGTCTGCGGACCGATGTGCCGTGGTGTGGTCGGTGGAAGAGTCGGATGTAGAGCCGATGCTGCGGTGGAGCGACGACGAGTATCTGCAGCAACTGCAGGGGCGGTTCGGAGACCGCCTCGGTACCTTTTCCCGCGCGGGAAAGAGAGTTGCCTATCCTCTGGCCCTGACAAGGGTGGCAGAAATTGTCGGTCAGCGCCTGGTTCTGGTCGGCAACGCCGCCCACACCGTTCATCCCGTGGCGGGCCAGGGGATAGGCAACTCTCTTTCCCGCGCGGGAAAAGGTACCGAGGCGGTCTCCGAACCGNNNNNNNTCAATCTCGGTTTGCGCGATGTTGCTACCCTGGCCCAGGTCCTGGTCGAGGCCCATGAGGAAGGCAGGGACATCGGGCAGTCCGAGGTTCTGCAGCGCTATGCCGCGTGGCGCAAGCGGGACAATCGCCGCGTGGCGTCGTTCACCGACGGTCTCATTCAGATCTTCTCCAATGACTTCCTGCCCCTTGCCGTGATGCGCAACCTGGGCCTGGCGGCGGTGGATCTTATGCCTTCCGTAAAACGCATGTTTATCCGTCGAACCAGTGGTCTCAATGGACGCCTTCCCCGGCTGGCACGTGGCCTGCCATTGGGCGGCAAGGGTCAATGAACCGTTCAACGGAGTTCGATGTGGTGATCGTCGGCGGCGGCATGGTGGGAGCCGCCCTGGCATGTGCCCTCGGGGACAGCCCACTGCGGGTCTGTGTCCTGGAATCGGGTAGCGCGCCACCGCCCCCGGGGAAGGAGTATGACCTGCGGGTCAGCGCGGTTACCGCCGGGTCGAAATCGATTCTGGACGCTGTGGGTGCCTGGGACCTGATTGCCTCGCGTAGAGTGGCCCCCATCAGCGGAATGCATGTCTGGGACGAGGGCGGAGAGGGAAGTGTCGACTTTGATAGCGCGGAACTGGGAGTTCCGGCCCTCGGGTACATTGTCGAGAACGGTCTGATTCTCCATTCCCTGGTAGAAAGAATGCACCAGTTTGCGAACATCGAGTATCGCAACGGCGTTTCCTGGGATGTCCTGGAGCCGGAACCCGCTTGCATTCGGATCGGGCTGGTCGATGGCGCGTCCCTGCGGGCGGCCCTGGTGGTTGGTGCCGACGGCGCTGCCTCGGCAGTTCGAAAGGCCGCCGGGATTCAAAGTCGCAGCTCGGGTTTCGACCAGAAGGCCATCGTCGGAGTCGTGCACAGCGAGCGGCGCCACGAATTCATCGCGAGGCAACGATTCCTGGAAACCGGGCCTCTGGCCTTTCTGCCACTGGACGAGCCCCACACCTGTTCCATCGTCTGGTCCGCGCGGAACGAGCGCGCCGACGAACTGCTTTCCCTGGACGAGCAAGAATTCCTGGGCGCCCTGCAATCTGCCTTTGGTGACAGTCTGGGGAAGCTGGAAGACATCGGCAAGCGTGCGGCGTTTCCTCTGGTGTCCGCCCATGCGGAAGGCTATGTCGGGGACCGCATGGTGCTCGTGGGCGATGCGGCCCACCGGGTGCACCCGTTGGCGGGTCAGGGTCTGAATCTGGGGCTGGCTGATATCGCCGTTCTCGCCGAGGTGCTTGTGGATGCGTGGGCACGCGGGGAGGAGCCCGGGGTGCATGCGGTGCTTCGGCGATATGAGCGCTGGCGACGGGGAGACAACGCACTGATGATCGCGGCCATGGAGGGATTTAATGCCTTGTTTTCCGGTGGCGGGGCGGCGCGTCGGGCCATACGGAATTTCGGCCTGGACGTCTTTGATCAGATGGTGCCCGTGAAGAACCGAATTATGGCCTACGCATCCGGTCTGACCGGTGATCGGCCGCGCCTGCTGCGCGGCATCCCCCTGGCGGAAATCTGGAAATAGAGACCCGGCCTGCGCCCAGGCGCAAACCGGGTCTGCACTTCGGCTATTCGTAGCCCCGCTGGTCCCTGAGGTATTGGTCCATCACATCGTATTGACGATGGATGACTGGCGTGCGGAATCTGAAGAATGACCCGGCAGGGCGGCTCGCGACACGACGAGCGGGTGCCAGTTGCATGAGCGACCGAGGGAGAGGTGAGGAAGTGCCGTACTGCGCCCCGGGTGGGGCGGCGCACGTCAGGCCCGTATGCCGAGATCCTTCAGCTTTCTCGTAAGGGTATTGCGTCCCCAGCCAAGTTTCTTGGCTGCATCCTGCTTGCGACCGCGCGTGTACTGCAGTGAGGCCTCGATCAGGACCCGTTCGAACTCGGCATTGAGGTCGTCGTAAATCTCGTTTTCGCCCGCGGAGAGGTGTTGTTCCACCGCCCGGCGTAGAAGGGCCGTCCACTCTCCACCACCACTTGCTCGTTCCGTGGCGAGGAGTTCCGGCGGAAGATCGTCGATTCGAACGGTCTGGCCCGGCGCCATAACCGTCAACCAGCGACAGGTATTCTGCAACTGGCGCACGTTCCCGGGCCAGTCCAGTTGCGTCAGGTATTGTTCCGTTTCCATGGCAAGTTGTTTCGGTTCCACTCCCAATTCCTGGGCGGCCGAATCAAGAAAGTGCCTTACCAGTGCCGGGATATCTTCGCGGCGCTCCCGCAAGGGCGGAAGGTGGATTCGGATCACGTTCAGGCGGTGGAACAGGTCTTCCCGTTCTTCCAGATCCTGATTGGTTGCCGCGACGATGCGCACATCGGTCCGGATCTGCTCATGGCCGCCCACGCGATAGAACTGGCCGTCCGACAGGACCCGGAGCAGGCGCGTTTGCAGGCCGGAAGACATGTCGCCGATCTCATCAAGAAACAGGGTGCCGCCATTGGCCTGCTCGAACCGGCCCTTGCGTTGGAACTGGGCGCCGGTGAAGGCCCCCCGTTCGTGTCCGAACAGCTCCGACTCCAGAAGTTCACTGGGAATCGCGGCGATGTTGATGGCGATGAAGGGTTTCTCGCGGCGCGGGCTGTGCATGTGCAGGGCGCGTGCGACGAGTTCCTTGCCGGTGCCCGATTCCCCGTTGATGAGTACGTTCAGATTGGAACCCGAGAGGCGGCCGATGGCGCGGAACACCTCCTGCATCGCCGGTGCCTCGCCGATGATTTCCGATGCCGGCTCCGCCTGTTCCTGTTCCCCGGCCGCAACCATCTTGCGCCGATGTTCCGTGGCTCGGCGGATGAGACTGACCGCGTCGTCTACGTCGAAGGGCTTGGGCAGATATTCAAAGGCGCCTTTCTCGTAGGACTTTACCGCGCTGTCGAGATCGGTGTGGGCCGTCATGACGATGACCGGGATTTCCGGGGCCTTGGATTCGATAGACGCAAGGAGCTCCAGGCCGCTCATGCCCGGCATGCGAATATCGGTCACGATGACGTCCGGCCGCTTGCGATCCAGGAGTTCATCGATTTCATTGGCAGACTCAAACGCTGTAACCGTCATCCCTTCCGCTTCCAGTGCCTTCTGCAACACCCAGCGGATTGAAGCATCGTCGTCGATTACCCAGATGATATCGGGTCTAGCCATTTCCATTCTCCATCGGGATGAATACCGAAATGATGGTCTGACCGGGCTGGCTTGTTGCTTCGACCAGGCCGCCGTGCTTGTTGATGATGTCCTGCGCGATGGCGAGCCCCAGCCCCGTTCCTTCGGGGCGGCCGGTGATCATCGGATAGAAGATATAGTCCAGCAAATCTTCCGGAATCCCCGGACCGTTGTCCTCGATATCCACA is a window encoding:
- the rpiA gene encoding ribose-5-phosphate isomerase RpiA, whose protein sequence is MTQDEQKKAVALAALEYIESGSIIGVGTGSTANHFIDGLAAIKGKIDGAVASSVASADRLKSHGIRVLDLNEAGQLGLYVDGADESTRHLHLTKGGGGALTREKITAAASERFVCIADASKLVDILGQFPLPVEVIPMARSYVARRLVAIGGEPVWRDGFVTDNGNVILDVHNLEILNPVEMEQDLNNIAGVVTNGLFALRPADVLLLGTETGVETLTA
- the ilvA gene encoding threonine ammonia-lyase, biosynthetic; translation: MPQKYLKKILTSRVYDVAHETPLEFAPLLSERFGNRIWLKREDEQPVFSFKLRGAYNKISSLSPEELKRGVIASSAGNHAQGVALAAARMKTRAVIVMPRTTPEIKINAVRSLGAKVVLHGDNYDAAFVHAEKLIRERGLVFISPFDDPDVIAGQGTIGFEILKQHPQSLDAVFVPVGGGGLIAGIGAYIKQLRPDIRIVGVEPEDADAMARSLKLGRRVLLDHVNIFADGVAVRQVGRETFRLAKKVVDEIVVVSNDEICAAIKDIFQDRRSILEPAGALAMAGLRAWVERNRVKRQELVAIASGANVNFDRLRHVSERAEIGERRELVLAVTIPEEAGSFRRFCAAIGNHGITEFNYRFADPANAHVFVGVQIPDAKEARRLIASLRKQGYRVLDMTDNEMAKLHIRHLVGGHAPNATDEILYRFMFPERPGALMNFLDNMGGKWNISLFHYRNHGADYGRVLVGMQVPPEDKKSFEDFLAKLGYEYSEETTNPAYRLFLA
- a CDS encoding EVE domain-containing protein, with amino-acid sequence MKYWLMKSEPGTFSIDDLAAKPGKTEPWDGVRNYQARNFMRDDMRLGDQIFFYHSNCDVPGIVGLAEVAREAYPDFTALDPDSKYYDPKSSADNPRWFMVDVKFVRKFDRTIALNELRENPALKEMALVQKGSRLSVMPVGAREAKAILAMEGKPPKAA
- a CDS encoding DUF427 domain-containing protein, yielding MSKAACVIRKKDGAVLVRAEDPSRYHRLEGNWYFDPELVDPAMLDFTDRTYICPRKGTCQWIDLKTDQGYVTDAAWVYHDPEAGYESIRGRYGFFGDHRYYRTEECD
- a CDS encoding 5-formyltetrahydrofolate cyclo-ligase produces the protein MDTDRARLRRTLRSQRNALDRHEQAAASASVNRILRTTHRFRVSRRIAFYIAEDGEIDISGLMERAWSMGKTCYLPVLSHLINDRLWFAPVEPDTPMVFNRFGIPEPAVPSRQLRDARHLDLILLPLVGFDGAGNRLGMGGGFYDRSLEFLRHRTSWHKPRLYGVAHELQKVDQLAVQPWDVPLQAVVTDRQIYFFDRGR
- a CDS encoding cell division protein ZapA; translated protein: MKQTQDGVSVSILGKQFMVACPEEERAGLIAAAKYLDEQMRAIHQSGKVLGAERCAIMAALNISHELLRCRDQKEAPADMDDRIRSLHSKIETALRESA
- a CDS encoding TIGR02449 family protein yields the protein MYSEELKKLETRVDDLIDACERLKKENTRLRSGDDDIRDEHERLRRKTEQARTRIKSMIERLKALERS
- a CDS encoding UPF0149 family protein codes for the protein MSSQSPMPDYEMLQAALSGAGVESGSAEIHGLLCGIVCRGDVDTTNWSSVLAAAGTPLDTVPEELRRTLAGLMAASAGSLSDGQMHFSLLLPDPETGIRVRADGIASWCQGFVMGLALGGSSGMEGLSPEAREAVADLIQISGAMADRDGDAETQDKALSEIEEFVRVAVQLIYEDFRSRDKEKGADVPGPH
- the pepP gene encoding Xaa-Pro aminopeptidase; the protein is MDMTIFGKRRHDVMQHMGEGIAIIPTAPVRLRNRDVDFAFRPDSDFYYLTHFPEPEAVAVLVPGREHGEFILFCRDRDPARETWDGKRAGLEGACNIFGADDAFPIEDMDEILPGLMENRNKVFCNIGRYPEFDSHLMGWVNEVRAKTRSGVHAPGEFVDLEHILHEMRLYKDAEEIKLMRRSAKISAQAHRRAMEQCRPGMYEYELEAELLYEFTRNGSRYPAYPPIVGGGANGCILHYTENADLLRDGDLVLIDAGSEIDGYAADVTRTFPVNGRFSGEQRALYEVVLAAQQAAINKVRPGNHWNDPHEAAVRVIAEGLVEHKLLKGDVDRVIETGDYKRFYMHRTGHWLGMDVHDVGDYKLEETWRLLEPGIAMTVEPGLYVAAGLKGVPERWWNIGIRIEDDVVVNRDGCEVLSIDAPKTIAEIEGIMGARQQGARGRASGGI
- the ubiH gene encoding 2-octaprenyl-6-methoxyphenyl hydroxylase, whose translation is MRPRPLPKLKASWARASKARAGGPPVEFDLVIVGGGMVGASLACALGNSDFRIAVIEAIPPGDPGQPSYDDRTIALAYSSRRIFEAIGVWDDIVHRSVCPIEHIHISDRGRFGFTRLHASDMHIEALGYVAETRALGAALYERMAGFSNVELVCPATVREISPGPDRIEILMDHDGAERRLTARLLGAADGGNSAVRRAAGISSRRRAYGQTAIVANVTPGRPHKNTAYERFTNSGPLAILPMSADRCAVVWSVEESDVEPMLRWSDDEYLQQLQGRFGDRLGTFSRAGKRVAYPLALTRVAEIVGQRLVLVGNAAHTVHPVAGQGIGNSLSRAGKGTEAVSEPXXXNLGLRDVATLAQVLVEAHEEGRDIGQSEVLQRYAAWRKRDNRRVASFTDGLIQIFSNDFLPLAVMRNLGLAAVDLMPSVKRMFIRRTSGLNGRLPRLARGLPLGGKGQ
- a CDS encoding UbiH/UbiF/VisC/COQ6 family ubiquinone biosynthesis hydroxylase — translated: MNRSTEFDVVIVGGGMVGAALACALGDSPLRVCVLESGSAPPPPGKEYDLRVSAVTAGSKSILDAVGAWDLIASRRVAPISGMHVWDEGGEGSVDFDSAELGVPALGYIVENGLILHSLVERMHQFANIEYRNGVSWDVLEPEPACIRIGLVDGASLRAALVVGADGAASAVRKAAGIQSRSSGFDQKAIVGVVHSERRHEFIARQRFLETGPLAFLPLDEPHTCSIVWSARNERADELLSLDEQEFLGALQSAFGDSLGKLEDIGKRAAFPLVSAHAEGYVGDRMVLVGDAAHRVHPLAGQGLNLGLADIAVLAEVLVDAWARGEEPGVHAVLRRYERWRRGDNALMIAAMEGFNALFSGGGAARRAIRNFGLDVFDQMVPVKNRIMAYASGLTGDRPRLLRGIPLAEIWK
- the ntrC gene encoding nitrogen regulation protein NR(I), with product MARPDIIWVIDDDASIRWVLQKALEAEGMTVTAFESANEIDELLDRKRPDVIVTDIRMPGMSGLELLASIESKAPEIPVIVMTAHTDLDSAVKSYEKGAFEYLPKPFDVDDAVSLIRRATEHRRKMVAAGEQEQAEPASEIIGEAPAMQEVFRAIGRLSGSNLNVLINGESGTGKELVARALHMHSPRREKPFIAINIAAIPSELLESELFGHERGAFTGAQFQRKGRFEQANGGTLFLDEIGDMSSGLQTRLLRVLSDGQFYRVGGHEQIRTDVRIVAATNQDLEEREDLFHRLNVIRIHLPPLRERREDIPALVRHFLDSAAQELGVEPKQLAMETEQYLTQLDWPGNVRQLQNTCRWLTVMAPGQTVRIDDLPPELLATERASGGGEWTALLRRAVEQHLSAGENEIYDDLNAEFERVLIEASLQYTRGRKQDAAKKLGWGRNTLTRKLKDLGIRA